The genomic window ATGAGATAGCTCGGATGCAGTCTCAAGCAGCTGTTCTTGACCAAGAGGTTCAGAATGTAGATCACGAATTTCAGGCAATTCTCGCTGCCCCATGGAAATAAGCAAGTCGTTGATCAAACCTTTGTGTTTAAGAATAATTGAGATCTCTGTACGTTGTTGGTAGAAAACATAACTTTGACTAATATATCAAGTAATGTCTCTGTTCGCCTTGCGTCTCGtatctcttttctctttcagaTTTGTCAATCATGAatcatatatgaaaattataatCTTCCAAAATTATTATTGCTAATTGTCATAACTCATAGAGAAAGCCTGAAAGGGAACTCAGTAATAAGAATCTTCAAAGCTCTTAAAAGAAACAACCATTTGGGTCAAATgcaaatatttgtttcaacACAACAGCTCCGAAAACGATAATTGCTAGAATCTTATGATCAAATAGGTAACTATAATTATGAAACAGGCTTCACGGATTGGTCCTCTTGTCCAAGTAGAATCAGATGCCGACATGAGAGGATAAGATTCTCCTTCATTTCCGGTTCTTCTtgctctcttccttctccctttctctcttcttataaAGCTTCTCGATTACACGTTTGGCTTCACAGTTGGGAAAGTTCGAAAGATCGTAATAATGAGAAGCAACATCAACTAGCCTATGAATCCACATggcaaaagagagatttttttagaaaagaaaacctCCGAGAGATaataaccaaagaaaacaagaacacGAAATGCAAGAACTTACCATTCACCACGAATGTCTGTCACAGTTCTGATGAAATTCCGGCTAGTCAAAACATATTCGTTGTAGATTACCCACTCCGGTTTGTGATCCAAGCAATTGGATGGATGCAAATGAACCACCTGCCAATATAACCATCAGATtagaacaaagagaaacatTTTAAATGGAAACAACCTAAACtgaatttgttttgacatACTTGGTTGTCTTTGACGGTCAAGTAATGGCCAGTACGTTCTAAGTGAGCCACTTGCATGAAATAACCGGCAAGCATGGCCTTCCTTATGTTGATGTAGTAGTCGCGGCTGTTAAAATCAGTGCTGCACATCTTCAGGTTGAATCTTGACATTATCCGGACTAGCTGCTGTCTAACATTGTCTGCAGATTTCATCGCTCTATTGTTGATGAAGTTTTCATAGCACCAATTTGGATCCTCATCTGCGAGAATTCACATTGATCAAGTTAGTTACAGTCATTACATTTGTCTAAAGCAACTATAAACCAATGAGGAAGATAAAGGGATAATCACTTACTGTTTTGCTTGAAAGCGTGGTAGACATTCAACAATGTGAGGTGATCTCCCTCAATGTGTCCAAACCTAGCTTTAGCTTCATCTGCTGCTTTTTGAGCCTCTCTAGGCCGAATAAAGCAATTCGGTACTAGAGAAAGAATTGGTAATTATAACAGAAGAGGTCCAGGGAAGAGGTCAGCAGATGCATAGAGGCGATGAGACTGATACCATTTGCTTCATGAGAGAGAATAACTGAGAAACTGCAACTATTTGCATCAACAATTGCTTAGGACACCCCCTAACCATGGATATGCAGAATCCACACTAGAGACAGCTGATGACAACCTAACTCTATTACTTAATTCTAAATGACAATTATACACATGAACGATAAAAGATGAGATCTAATGCACATTAGAATATATGCAGAATGGAAACTGCCAGCAAGTTTACGCCTACCCTTAACTACATACCTAACCCAAggtagcaaaaacaaaaagataaaggTAAAGGGCGTACCTGATAGCATAGCTGAAACTGAGAGAATCTCGTTTGAGCAGTTGAATTCAGGACTGACTATGAGCATCTTTGCCATCTGTGGATCCAAGGGGAACTCACTCATGATCTCACCTGTCTTTGTCAAGTTACCATCATCATCCAGTGCTCCCAAGTAATTCAAAACTTCTAAGGCTCGCATCAGTGTTTCGGGAGCAGGGGGATCCATAAAATCAAAGTGCACCAAGTCATCAATACCCAGTTTTTTCAAGGTCAGAACTGTATTTGCAAGGTTTGATCTCAATATTTCAGGATACGTCTGCGGCTGCAAGTCATTATTAAAACTCTTCTCTGTGTAAAGCCTGAAGCATTTTCCAGGCCGTGTTCTACCGGCACGACCAGATCTCTGGTGAGCACTTGCCTTTGAAATTGGGGACACCAACAAAGACTCAACACGGATTCGAGGGTTATAGACTTTTTGCTTAGCAAAACCAGGGTCAATGACGTAGACAATCCCATCTATGGTGAGAGAAGTCTCAGCAATGTTAGTGGAGACAACAATCTTTCTCCCAGGAGGACCACCTTCTGTTACAGGCTCTGGAGCAGGATCAAATATCTTCTGCTGCATCGCAGGTGGAAGAGTAGAATACAGTGGCACTACTTTAATAGGCCCCACTTGATCCCCAAGATTACCAACCTCTTTATTGATTTTGCGGCATGCATCTTCAATCTCCTCCTCCCCAgttaagaaaacaagaatatcGCCAGGTGGCTCACACATGTGAATCTGGACAACAGTTCTAATAGCAG from Arabidopsis thaliana chromosome 3, partial sequence includes these protein-coding regions:
- a CDS encoding RNA helicase family protein (RNA helicase family protein; FUNCTIONS IN: RNA helicase activity, helicase activity, ATP binding, nucleic acid binding, ATP-dependent helicase activity; LOCATED IN: nucleolus; EXPRESSED IN: 24 plant structures; EXPRESSED DURING: 15 growth stages; CONTAINS InterPro DOMAIN/s: Helicase-associated domain (InterPro:IPR007502), DNA/RNA helicase, DEAD/DEAH box type, N-terminal (InterPro:IPR011545), Domain of unknown function DUF1605 (InterPro:IPR011709), DEAD-like helicase, N-terminal (InterPro:IPR014001), DNA/RNA helicase, C-terminal (InterPro:IPR001650), Helicase, superfamily 1/2, ATP-binding domain (InterPro:IPR014021); BEST Arabidopsis thaliana protein match is: RNA helicase family protein (TAIR:AT2G47250.1); Has 10517 Blast hits to 9531 proteins in 1639 species: Archae - 4; Bacteria - 3473; Metazoa - 2472; Fungi - 1291; Plants - 883; Viruses - 640; Other Eukaryotes - 1754 (source: NCBI BLink).), which gives rise to MGTERKRKISLFDVMDDPSAPAKNAKTSGLPDGGINSLINKWNGKPYSQRYYDILEKRRTLPVWLQKEEFLKTLNNNQTLILVGETGSGKTTQIPQFVIDAVDAETSDKRRKWLVGCTQPRRVAAMSVSRRVAEEMDVTIGEEVGYSIRFEDCSSPRTVLKYLTDGMLLREAMADPLLERYKVIILDEAHERTLATDVLFGLLKEVLKNRPDLKLVVMSATLEAEKFQDYFSGAPLMKVPGRLHPVEIFYTQEPERDYLEAAIRTVVQIHMCEPPGDILVFLTGEEEIEDACRKINKEVGNLGDQVGPIKVVPLYSTLPPAMQQKIFDPAPEPVTEGGPPGRKIVVSTNIAETSLTIDGIVYVIDPGFAKQKVYNPRIRVESLLVSPISKASAHQRSGRAGRTRPGKCFRLYTEKSFNNDLQPQTYPEILRSNLANTVLTLKKLGIDDLVHFDFMDPPAPETLMRALEVLNYLGALDDDGNLTKTGEIMSEFPLDPQMAKMLIVSPEFNCSNEILSVSAMLSVPNCFIRPREAQKAADEAKARFGHIEGDHLTLLNVYHAFKQNNEDPNWCYENFINNRAMKSADNVRQQLVRIMSRFNLKMCSTDFNSRDYYINIRKAMLAGYFMQVAHLERTGHYLTVKDNQVVHLHPSNCLDHKPEWVIYNEYVLTSRNFIRTVTDIRGEWLVDVASHYYDLSNFPNCEAKRVIEKLYKKREREKEESKKNRK
- a CDS encoding RNA helicase family protein is translated as MGTERKRKISLFDVMDDPSAPAKNAKTSGLPDGGINSLINKWNGKPYSQRYYDILEKRRTLPVWLQKEEFLKTLNNNQTLILVGETGSGKTTQIPQFVIDAVDAETSDKRRKWLVGCTQPRRVAAMSVSRRVAEEMDVTIGEEVGYSIRFEDCSSPRTVLKYLTDGMLLREAMADPLLERYKVIILDEAHERTLATDVLFGLLKEVLKNRPDLKLVVMSATLEAEKFQDYFSGAPLMKVPGRLHPVEIFYTQEPERDYLEAAIRTVVQIHMCEPPGDILVFLTGEEEIEDACRKINKEVGNLGDQVGPIKVVPLYSTLPPAMQQKIFDPAPEPVTEGGPPGRKIVVSTNIAETSLTIDGIVYVIDPGFAKQKVYNPRIRVESLLVSPISKASAHQRSGRAGRTRPGKCFRLYTEKSFNNDLQPQTYPEILRSNLANTVLTLKKLGIDDLVHFDFMDPPAPETLMRALEVLNYLGALDDDGNLTKTGEIMSEFPLDPQMAKMLIVSPEFNCSNEILSVSAMLSVAVSQLFSLMKQMVSVSSPLCIC
- a CDS encoding RNA helicase family protein, with protein sequence MGTERKRKISLFDVMDDPSAPAKNAKTSGLPDGGINSLINKWNGKPYSQRYYDILEKRRTLPVWLQKEEFLKTLNNNQTLILVGETGSGKTTQIPQFVIDAVDAETSDKRRKWLVGCTQPRRVAAMSVSRRVAEEMDVTIGEEVGYSIRFEDCSSPRTVLKYLTDGMLLREAMADPLLERYKVIILDEAHERTLATDVLFGLLKEVLKNRPDLKLVVMSATLEAEKFQDYFSGAPLMKVPGRLHPVEIFYTQEPERDYLEAAIRTVVQIHMCEPPGDILVFLTGEEEIEDACRKINKEVGNLGDQVGPIKVVPLYSTLPPAMQQKIFDPAPEPVTEGGPPGRKIVVSTNIAETSLTIDGIVYVIDPGFAKQKVYNPRIRVESLLVSPISKASAHQRSGRAGRTRPGKCFRLYTEKSFNNDLQPQTYPEILRSNLANTVLTLKKLGIDDLVHFDFMDPPAPETLMRALEVLNYLGALDDDGNLTKTGEIMSEFPLDPQMAKMLIVSPEFNCSNEILSVSAMLSGTPFTFIFLFLLPWVRYVVKGRRKLAGSFHSAYILMCIRSHLLSFMCIIVI